A segment of the Desulfitobacterium dehalogenans ATCC 51507 genome:
CCAGCACACCGGTGAGTACCTCCAAAGCCACTGCCGTAATCAACACTGCCAAAAAATATATTGGAGTGCCTTATGTTTGGGGCGGCACCACCACCAGCGGATTTGATTGTTCAGGATACACCCAATATGTCTTCGCTCAGCATGGCATTTCCTTACCTCGGGTATCCCGGGATCAATATAATGTAGGAACGGCTGTTTCCTTCAGCAACCTCAAAGCCGGAGACCTGGTCTTCTTCTCATTGGACGGGGATAAAGTCATTGATCATGTGGGAATCTTCCTGGGAAATGGACAGTTCATCAATGCCTCCAGTTCAAAGGGAGTAACCATTTATACCATGGGTTCCTACTGGCAATCCCACTTCATTGGGGCAAAACGCGTCCTCTAGTCAGCCGGAGCCATTCGTAATCGATTATGAATTTCTAACCCTATGAAAAGGGAGTATCGCCGCTACTTTTTAAGCAGCCGGCGATACTCCCTTTTTTTATGTATGGATAACTCCATTGAGCAAGGACGTTAAATAGCCCAGAATAATATTATAAAGAAAGAGCATTAGACATGTTGCCAAAATCCCCCGCCAATTAGGGCCTCCTTCGGCAGCCGCTCTCCTGCGGATTTCTTCAGATTCCAGGCCCGATTCTTTCAGCTGATCTAATTTTCTGCGAATATGACGATAGTATAGAGCATTGCCAAAGGCCCCCATAAGTAAGGAGATCACGATGGTTATCCGAATGTCGGGCTCCCATCCCAGCACGAAAATATAAGCCACATCTCCAGCCAGCATAATCCCTACCAATAGAGCGAGGTATACATACATTTGACGATAGCCCACCCAGAAAGCAAAGACAAAGAAGGCTGCCCAGTTCCAGGAAAATGCCTTCTCCGGAGCAGAGGTCTTACTCCATTTGCGCAGATAATAATCCGCATTCTTCCCAATATACAAGCTCATCAGTTCCTGCTTTTCCAGCTCCTGGTAGTCGTAGACCTTAAAGAATCCCTTCCCCTGCTCCTCCATAGGTACACCTTCTCTCGATGCATTACCTCATTATAGCATGTATGCTTAGAACCTACCCAGAAAAAAACCGAAAGCT
Coding sequences within it:
- a CDS encoding DUF2628 domain-containing protein, which encodes MEEQGKGFFKVYDYQELEKQELMSLYIGKNADYYLRKWSKTSAPEKAFSWNWAAFFVFAFWVGYRQMYVYLALLVGIMLAGDVAYIFVLGWEPDIRITIVISLLMGAFGNALYYRHIRRKLDQLKESGLESEEIRRRAAAEGGPNWRGILATCLMLFLYNIILGYLTSLLNGVIHT